Proteins encoded within one genomic window of Polynucleobacter duraquae:
- a CDS encoding DUF2721 domain-containing protein: MDASIDAITNNIQLALAPVFLLTAVATLINAISARLARSVDRMRAIQHRIQEGGIQDQAILMHMIKEAKEAKVRGRLCTAAIFFNVLSGVFISLTVLELFFFQAGAVRSLQATYVIWTFVLGLVSFMTSLSIVLSEVVYAYRSAGWNTPFLK; the protein is encoded by the coding sequence ATGGATGCATCTATTGACGCTATTACTAATAATATTCAATTAGCATTAGCCCCAGTCTTTTTGTTGACTGCGGTAGCAACTCTGATTAATGCTATCTCCGCGCGCTTGGCTCGATCTGTGGATCGTATGCGTGCTATTCAGCACCGGATTCAGGAGGGCGGCATTCAGGATCAAGCAATTTTGATGCATATGATAAAAGAGGCAAAAGAAGCAAAAGTTCGAGGTCGCCTCTGTACTGCTGCAATTTTCTTTAATGTGTTGAGCGGCGTATTTATTTCACTGACAGTCCTTGAGTTATTCTTCTTCCAAGCTGGAGCGGTGCGATCATTGCAGGCAACCTATGTCATTTGGACTTTCGTACTTGGTCTAGTATCATTTATGACTTCACTTTCCATCGTTTTAAGTGAAGTAGTTTATGCCTATCGTTCGGCTGGCTGGAATACGCCTTTCTTAAAATAA
- a CDS encoding methyltransferase domain-containing protein: MFKKQTGRALLGRNPFDLAYYFCKGNGLEVGARNNPYSFARGCKVSYADIGNTDEIKSILAEGFRLGLKREESGFVGVDLILRGPRYGFELIGNNFFDFVYSDNVLEHTPNPIFAIVEQLRVTKVGGYVYTVIPNKYFTFDRNREATPASLLIEKYQKNIFHYTIDEALDIILKTENFPSMNLEGDALLDHARKMILANDGEYHFHVFDIKNTMEMLDYICQNKSATLRYFSAPDFKYIHFAICKEA; this comes from the coding sequence ATGTTTAAAAAACAAACTGGCCGGGCTCTTCTCGGTCGAAATCCATTTGATCTCGCATATTATTTCTGCAAAGGTAATGGGCTTGAGGTTGGTGCTCGTAATAATCCATATTCTTTTGCCCGTGGCTGTAAGGTTAGTTATGCCGATATTGGAAATACGGACGAAATTAAATCTATTCTTGCTGAAGGATTTAGGTTGGGTTTAAAACGGGAAGAGTCGGGATTTGTTGGGGTTGATCTTATTTTAAGGGGCCCAAGATATGGATTCGAGCTTATTGGGAACAATTTTTTCGATTTCGTTTACTCGGATAATGTTTTGGAGCATACGCCTAACCCAATTTTTGCGATAGTTGAGCAGTTAAGAGTAACTAAAGTTGGAGGTTATGTTTATACCGTTATCCCTAATAAGTATTTCACATTTGATAGGAATCGAGAGGCAACCCCCGCATCTTTGCTGATCGAAAAGTATCAAAAGAATATCTTTCACTATACGATTGATGAAGCACTTGACATCATTCTTAAAACTGAAAATTTTCCTAGTATGAATCTTGAGGGGGATGCGCTACTAGACCATGCAAGAAAAATGATTTTGGCTAACGATGGTGAATATCATTTTCATGTGTTTGATATAAAAAATACAATGGAAATGTTAGATTATATTTGTCAAAATAAATCTGCAACCCTGAGATATTTTTCGGCACCTGATTTTAAATATATTCACTTTGCAATTTGTAAAGAGGCTTAA
- a CDS encoding glycosyltransferase family 9 protein yields MRKKIETNYIKIKLALYAIVHFGWECIRNPRSIPRYIKVANLSLQKGGVQKLIDDIFRVYLPKKYLLKTKLHIKEPSTSIFSKIRVHQAGINTCSVQKNVYKVDANVSILIIRAGAMGDVLLATPIVKLLHEKYDGLCLITVATRYPAVFTNNPYIYKTLSIKELRYLENNYDVILNLDLCYEKNRFLHITSAYNFLAFGAHQNNQFLQPELFLSNYDEKIVEKWLNDIGGPYIVCHNRIDPSQQYRNVKPKDWEYLITELSVKTGLKILQIGGEELDVALTNKDLPLIDARGKLSLQQSKGLIENAALFIGTDAGPLHIAACTKTPIVSFFTIAHHEVRKPLRSPDAIFTAITPEVSCYGCQNLYPFGSQWECERGDFACTSKFNIKNALNACLSIIK; encoded by the coding sequence ATGCGCAAAAAAATCGAAACAAACTATATAAAAATAAAATTAGCTTTGTATGCGATAGTCCATTTCGGATGGGAGTGCATTAGAAACCCAAGATCAATTCCAAGATATATAAAAGTTGCAAATCTCTCACTCCAGAAGGGGGGGGTTCAAAAACTTATTGATGATATTTTTCGTGTCTACTTGCCAAAAAAATATTTACTAAAAACAAAATTGCACATCAAGGAGCCTTCAACCTCCATCTTTTCAAAAATTCGAGTACACCAAGCAGGAATCAACACTTGTAGTGTACAAAAAAATGTTTATAAAGTTGATGCAAATGTTTCCATTTTGATTATCAGAGCTGGGGCGATGGGGGACGTTCTTTTGGCCACACCAATAGTAAAGCTACTGCATGAGAAATATGATGGATTATGTTTAATTACAGTTGCAACTAGGTATCCAGCAGTATTCACAAATAATCCTTACATTTACAAAACTCTCTCAATTAAAGAGCTTAGATATTTGGAGAATAACTACGATGTAATTCTAAACTTGGATCTCTGCTATGAAAAAAATAGGTTTTTGCACATAACATCTGCCTATAATTTCCTTGCTTTTGGTGCGCATCAAAATAATCAATTTTTGCAACCGGAGCTATTTTTAAGTAATTATGATGAAAAAATTGTTGAAAAATGGCTGAATGATATTGGCGGGCCATACATCGTGTGCCACAACAGAATCGACCCAAGTCAACAATATAGAAATGTTAAACCAAAAGACTGGGAATATTTAATTACGGAACTTAGCGTCAAAACTGGCCTAAAGATATTGCAAATAGGGGGTGAAGAATTGGATGTTGCCCTCACAAACAAAGATCTGCCATTAATTGATGCTAGGGGCAAGCTTTCGCTTCAGCAGTCAAAGGGACTAATTGAAAACGCCGCCCTTTTTATTGGAACAGATGCTGGACCACTACATATCGCAGCGTGTACTAAAACACCTATCGTTAGTTTTTTTACGATTGCCCACCACGAAGTAAGAAAACCTCTCAGGAGTCCTGATGCCATTTTTACAGCAATTACCCCAGAAGTATCATGCTACGGCTGTCAGAATTTATATCCATTTGGCAGTCAATGGGAATGTGAAAGAGGAGATTTTGCCTGTACCTCAAAATTTAATATAAAAAATGCACTCAATGCTTGTTTATCAATAATCAAGTAA
- the trmB gene encoding tRNA (guanosine(46)-N7)-methyltransferase TrmB — protein sequence MTFPRADRIRSFVLRAGRTTSGQQRAIDDLGPQFLVPFHDAALDLPRAFDGSLHPKILEIGFGMGETTAKIAALRAEDDFLAIEVHTPGVGALLKLIGENQLTNLRLIQHDAVEVLEKMIAANSLDGIHIYFADPWHKKRHHKRRLIQAEFSRLLVSRLKPNGYLHLATDWHNYAEQMLLVLNAEPTLINTSDEQVQIETFLIEDAAKSWNSKEFRPTLEQLDTKHAGYIDRPSYRPITKFENRGVKLGHGVWDLLYKKR from the coding sequence GTGACTTTTCCTAGAGCAGACCGTATTCGCTCTTTTGTATTGAGAGCGGGCAGAACAACTTCTGGTCAGCAGCGTGCCATTGATGACTTGGGCCCCCAGTTTTTGGTGCCATTTCACGATGCCGCGTTAGATCTTCCGCGGGCCTTTGATGGCTCGTTGCATCCTAAGATACTGGAGATTGGTTTTGGGATGGGTGAGACCACTGCCAAAATTGCCGCTTTACGAGCTGAGGATGATTTTCTGGCGATTGAAGTACATACGCCTGGGGTAGGCGCTTTGCTGAAATTGATTGGCGAAAACCAATTAACCAATTTGCGCTTAATTCAGCATGATGCAGTTGAGGTTCTGGAGAAGATGATTGCAGCAAACTCTTTGGACGGCATTCATATTTATTTTGCAGATCCTTGGCATAAAAAGCGTCACCACAAACGCCGACTCATTCAGGCCGAATTTAGCAGATTGCTGGTTTCACGTTTAAAGCCGAATGGCTATTTACATTTAGCGACCGACTGGCACAATTATGCAGAGCAAATGCTTTTGGTATTAAATGCAGAGCCAACCCTCATTAATACATCCGATGAACAAGTGCAAATAGAAACCTTTTTAATAGAAGATGCCGCCAAATCTTGGAACTCAAAAGAATTTAGACCCACGCTGGAGCAGCTCGATACTAAACACGCCGGTTACATAGATAGACCCTCTTACCGACCTATTACGAAGTTTGAGAATCGTGGTGTCAAGCTTGGTCATGGAGTTTGGGATTTGCTGTACAAAAAACGCTAA
- a CDS encoding undecaprenyl-diphosphate phosphatase has product MDLILLGKALILGVVEGLTEFLPISSTGHLILVGDLLNFNDERGKAFEVIIQFGAILAVCWEFRAKLWKVVSTIKTSAVSRRFILNLLIASIPAMGLALVLGKHIKAVLFAPIPVASAFILGALVIFWAERRQKIVLSAKSHIQAVDDLSPMDALKVGLAQCAALIPGTSRSGATIIGGMLFGLPRAVATEFSFFLAIPVIGGATAYELIKLWKNPVPLSGEFTLVIVVGFIAAFISAFICVRWLIHYVSGHNFIPFAWYRIVFGVLVLVSAYTGLVAWSH; this is encoded by the coding sequence ATGGATCTTATTTTACTGGGCAAGGCCTTGATACTCGGAGTAGTAGAAGGTTTAACAGAGTTTTTGCCAATCTCAAGTACAGGCCACCTCATTTTGGTGGGTGACTTGCTCAATTTTAATGACGAGCGGGGGAAGGCTTTTGAGGTCATCATTCAATTTGGAGCTATTTTGGCAGTCTGCTGGGAGTTCAGAGCAAAGCTCTGGAAGGTAGTTTCTACTATCAAAACCAGCGCTGTTTCACGTCGCTTTATTCTCAATCTACTGATTGCCTCAATTCCAGCAATGGGGTTAGCCCTTGTACTTGGTAAACACATTAAAGCGGTATTATTCGCGCCGATTCCTGTGGCGAGCGCATTCATCTTGGGAGCATTAGTTATTTTTTGGGCGGAGCGCAGACAAAAAATAGTTTTGTCAGCAAAGAGTCATATTCAAGCAGTGGATGACCTTTCTCCGATGGACGCTCTCAAAGTTGGGCTTGCACAGTGTGCAGCCTTAATTCCCGGAACATCCCGTTCGGGAGCAACTATTATTGGCGGCATGCTCTTCGGTTTACCTCGTGCAGTGGCTACAGAGTTCTCATTCTTTTTGGCAATCCCTGTCATCGGTGGTGCAACCGCATACGAGCTTATCAAGCTTTGGAAAAACCCTGTACCCTTATCTGGCGAATTTACTTTGGTAATTGTGGTGGGATTTATCGCCGCCTTTATCTCCGCTTTTATTTGTGTGCGCTGGTTGATTCATTATGTTTCTGGGCATAACTTCATTCCGTTTGCCTGGTACCGAATTGTCTTTGGTGTGCTGGTATTGGTGAGTGCATATACTGGGCTTGTGGCTTGGTCTCACTAA